In Legionella sp. PATHC035, a genomic segment contains:
- a CDS encoding MFS transporter — MSSLTSPKNYQWIASLYFFQSIPYVVVTLIATIMFQQYGMTNTQAAFLTSLFMIPWTIKPLFTPFLEDRASKKKLTLYAQATLSLLFMFMAFGVDTPYFLILSSLGFASLAIISSLHDIVSDGIYLLLNNEEQKRYVAWRSFFYQMGRLLIKGGLLALIGGLALHYQLNVWRIFFLSLFVIGLLLTYYHKVKIPENDSRTESIHSNYHQIFKTLFFNQKIYPTLLFIFLYNFSEAQMQKIIPLFLLDQEGLALNLYQVGELYGIFGSTLLMLGIFMSGWLITHYKLELCIKKVTVLLLLGHSLYLLFPLFNANHYLLYLVILFNQLTVGLANGTYMGYLLEAANKSAYPMSMYTVCTSIMASSYVFFGALSGWMEQQLGYSVFFLYIFTANIMLVIITFRMMNKYD, encoded by the coding sequence GTGTCTTCCTTAACATCTCCAAAGAATTATCAATGGATAGCCAGTCTCTATTTTTTTCAAAGTATACCCTATGTGGTCGTCACGTTAATTGCAACCATCATGTTTCAACAATATGGGATGACCAATACTCAAGCTGCGTTTTTAACCAGTTTATTTATGATCCCTTGGACCATTAAACCGCTATTTACCCCTTTTTTGGAAGATCGTGCGAGCAAAAAAAAATTAACCCTTTATGCACAAGCCACCTTGAGTTTGCTTTTTATGTTCATGGCATTTGGTGTCGATACGCCCTATTTTCTTATATTGAGTTCATTAGGTTTTGCAAGTCTTGCCATTATTTCTTCACTTCATGATATTGTTTCTGATGGTATTTACTTACTTTTAAATAATGAGGAACAAAAAAGATACGTTGCTTGGCGCAGTTTCTTTTATCAAATGGGAAGGTTACTTATTAAAGGAGGCTTATTGGCCCTTATTGGCGGCCTTGCGTTGCACTATCAATTGAATGTATGGCGAATATTTTTTCTGAGCTTATTTGTCATAGGGCTTCTGCTTACCTATTACCATAAAGTTAAAATCCCAGAAAACGACTCACGAACCGAATCGATTCACTCCAACTATCACCAAATATTTAAAACGCTTTTCTTTAATCAAAAAATCTATCCTACATTGCTCTTTATTTTTTTATATAATTTTTCCGAAGCCCAAATGCAAAAAATCATTCCTTTATTTTTATTGGATCAAGAGGGCTTAGCACTCAACTTATATCAAGTTGGAGAGCTCTATGGGATTTTTGGAAGTACCTTATTGATGTTAGGTATTTTTATGTCGGGCTGGCTTATTACTCATTATAAACTGGAACTCTGTATCAAAAAGGTAACGGTACTCTTGCTTCTTGGTCATTCGCTCTATCTTTTATTTCCTCTTTTTAATGCAAACCATTACCTACTTTATCTGGTTATTCTATTCAATCAACTCACCGTAGGTTTGGCCAATGGTACCTATATGGGATATCTGTTGGAAGCAGCCAACAAAAGCGCCTACCCAATGTCCATGTACACTGTTTGTACCTCCATCATGGCCTCAAGTTATGTGTTTTTTGGTGCACTGAGTGGTTGGATGGAGCAACAACTGGGTTATTCTGTTTTCTTTCTTTATATTTTCACAGCAAACATAATGCTTGTCATAATAACTTTTAGAATGATGAATAAGTATGACTGA